One window of Nicotiana tomentosiformis chromosome 11, ASM39032v3, whole genome shotgun sequence genomic DNA carries:
- the LOC104107893 gene encoding sugar transport protein 10-like, with protein sequence MAGGFAGGGSGGGDYEGKVTSFVIMTCLVAATGGLLFGYDIGISGGVTSMDEFLLKFFPNVYHKEKALKAGGNQYCKFDDHLLQLFTSSLYLAALVASFAASITTKAFGRKISMLIGGLIFLVGAVLNGAAMNLAALIIGRLLLGIGIGYANQAVPVYLSEMAPPKLRGALNVCFQMAVTLGILVANLVNYGTAKMAKNGWRVSLVLAAVPAIIMTVGAVFLPDTPNSLIDRGQKEKAKAMLQKIRGTNNVDNEFEDLIIASDMSKQVQNPWGNIMKPRYRPQLTVAVLIPFFQQLTGINVIMFYAPVLFKTLGFGDGASLMTAVITGLVNVVATLVSIFTVDKYGRRCLFLFGGSLMLVCQIAIGAIIASVFGQDGLGTFSPALGNVTVGLICIYVAAFAWSWGPLGWLVPSEVLPMEIRSAGQSITVSVNMFFTFVIGQLFLTMLCEMKFGLFFFFAAFVVAMTLFIFFFLPETKGIPIEEVNRIWKSNWFWKRYMPDDDHPNTNV encoded by the exons ATGGCAGGAGGATTTGCAGGAGGTGGATCTGGAGGAGGTGACTATGAAGGAAAAGTCACATCTTTTGTTATCATGACCTGTTTGGTTGCTGCCACTGGTGGCCTCCTCTTTGGTTATGATATTGGTATCTCAG GAGGAGTGACATCTATGGATGAATTCCTTCTCAAATTTTTCCCAAATGTATATCACAAGGAGAAGGCCTTGAAAGCAGGAGGCAACCAATACTGCAAATTTGATGACCATTTACTGCAACTCTTCACTTCATCCCTTTATTTAGCAGCACTAGTTGCTTCATTTGCCGCTTCAATAACAACCAAAGCCTTTGGCCGAAAGATCTCCATGCTTATCGGAGGTCTAATTTTCCTCGTCGGCGCTGTCCTGAATGGTGCGGCCATGAACTTGGCCGCACTCATTATCGGTCGATTGTTGCTCGGTATTGGTATTGGTTATGCCAATCAAGCAGTCCCTGTTTACCTCTCAGAAATGGCACCACCTAAACTTAGAGGAGCACTCAATGTTTGTTTCCAAATGGCTGTCACACTTGGTATTCTCGTTGCAAATTTGGTCAATTATGGTACCGCTAAAATGGCGAAAAATGGATGGAGAGTTTCACTCGTTCTAGCCGCTGTCCCTGCAATTATAATGACTGTAGGAGCTGTGTTCTTACCTGATACACCAAATTCTTTAATCGACAGAGGCCAGAAAGAGAAAGCTAAAGCTATGTTACAAAAAATACGTGGTACTAATAACGTGGACAATGAATTTGAGGACCTAATAATAGCCAGTGACATGTCTAAACAAGTCCAAAATCCATGGGGAAACATCATGAAACCTAGGTACAGACCACAATTGACAGTTGCTGTTCTCATTCCTTTCTTCCAACAACTCACCGGTATCAATGTCATCATGTTCTACGCCCCTGTATTATTCAAGACTCTGGGATTTGGTGACGGCGCTTCTTTAATGACTGCTGTTATTACTGGACTTGTCAATGTCGTTGCCACCCTTGTCTCCATATTCACTGTTGATAAATACGGCAGAAGATGTTTGTTCCTCTTTGGTGGTTCCCTGATGCTTGTCTGCCAG ATTGCTATTGGTGCCATCATAGCCAGTGTGTTTGGGCAGGATGGCCTGGGAACGTTCAGCCCGGCACTAGGGAACGTAACAGTGGGCTTAATCTGCATATACGTAGCAGCATTTGCATGGTCGTGGGGGCCATTAGGTTGGTTGGTGCCTAGTGAGGTTTTGCCTATGGAAATCCGATCAGCAGGGCAATCGATCACAGTCTCAGTTAACATGTTCTTCACCTTCGTAATCGGCCAACTATTCCTCACCATGCTTTGCGAGATGAAGTTtggtctcttcttcttctttgctgCATTTGTGGTAGCCATGAccctcttcatcttcttcttcttgccTGAGACTAAAGGGATCCCTATTGAAGAAGTGAATAGAATCTGGAAAAGTAACTGGTTCTGGAAAAGATATATGCCAGATGATGATCACCCTAATACTAATGTTTAA